Proteins from one Ornithobacterium rhinotracheale genomic window:
- a CDS encoding helix-turn-helix domain-containing protein — MAIEINLDVVLAKNKMKSKDLAEIIGITPANLSVLKSGKAKAIRFSTLEAICKALKCQPGDILIYKEDDTN, encoded by the coding sequence ATGGCAATTGAAATAAATCTAGATGTTGTACTAGCGAAAAATAAGATGAAAAGTAAAGATCTGGCTGAAATCATTGGGATTACTCCAGCAAATTTATCGGTGTTGAAATCAGGAAAAGCTAAAGCGATTCGTTTCAGTACCTTGGAGGCGATTTGTAAAGCGCTTAAATGTCAGCCAGGAGATATTTTAATATACAAAGAAGATGATACAAATTAG
- a CDS encoding deoxyhypusine synthase family protein — MGAISDFIQKYYLHFNAATLVDAAKAYDEQLKNGGKMLVSMAGAMSTAELGKIFAEMIRQDKVHIVSCTGANLEEDIMNLVAHSHYKRVPHYRDLTPAEERELLDKGLNRVTDTCIPEEEAFRRLQKHIFKIWKDAEEKGERYFPHEFMYKMLLSGVLEQYYEIDLKDSWMYAAAEKNLPIVVPGWEDSTMGNIFASYVMKGELKASTMKSGIEYMTFLADWYTENSQNGIGFFQIGGGIAGDFPICVVPMLYQDLERTETPFWSYFCQISDSTTSYGSYSGAVPNEKITWGKLDIDTPKFIVESDATIVAPLMFAYLLDM; from the coding sequence ATGGGAGCAATATCAGATTTTATTCAGAAATACTATTTGCATTTTAACGCCGCTACTTTGGTAGATGCCGCAAAAGCTTACGACGAGCAGCTTAAAAACGGTGGCAAAATGCTAGTGAGCATGGCAGGAGCTATGAGTACAGCCGAGTTAGGAAAAATCTTTGCAGAAATGATACGCCAAGATAAAGTGCATATCGTTTCTTGTACAGGTGCCAACTTGGAAGAAGACATCATGAACCTTGTAGCGCATTCACACTACAAAAGAGTGCCACACTACAGAGATTTAACTCCAGCAGAAGAAAGAGAATTATTAGACAAAGGATTGAACCGTGTAACAGATACTTGTATTCCTGAAGAAGAAGCTTTCAGAAGATTGCAAAAACACATTTTCAAAATCTGGAAAGATGCTGAAGAAAAAGGCGAAAGATATTTTCCACACGAATTTATGTACAAAATGTTGCTTTCAGGCGTGCTTGAGCAATATTACGAAATCGACCTAAAAGACAGCTGGATGTATGCTGCTGCCGAAAAAAATTTACCAATCGTAGTACCAGGGTGGGAAGACAGCACGATGGGCAACATTTTTGCAAGTTATGTGATGAAAGGCGAGTTAAAAGCAAGTACCATGAAATCAGGAATTGAGTATATGACATTCTTGGCAGATTGGTACACCGAAAATTCACAAAACGGCATCGGATTCTTCCAAATCGGAGGAGGTATCGCAGGAGATTTCCCAATCTGTGTAGTGCCTATGCTTTACCAAGATTTGGAAAGAACAGAAACCCCATTCTGGAGCTATTTCTGTCAAATTTCAGATTCTACTACATCTTATGGTAGCTACTCTGGAGCCGTGCCAAATGAGAAAATCACTTGGGGTAAATTAGACATCGATACGCCAAAGTTCATTGTGGAATCAGACGCTACAATCGTTGCGCCGTTGATGTTTGCTTATTTGCTTGACATGTAA
- the cysQ gene encoding 3'(2'),5'-bisphosphate nucleotidase CysQ — MNELLQKAIQAALQAGQEILKIYEQDFAVEHKADESPLTQADLASNRVIVDFLKNTQIPIISEEMQQEKYALRKDWARFWLVDPLDGTKEFVNRNGEFTVNIALIEKGKPVLGVIYAPCLKWLYFADETGSFKQEKITQYSEFSKDLAQKLHYQKPQNNVVVVASRSHLNEPTEKFIQKLNLKYQSVEKISMGSSLKLCLVAESKAHVYPRFAPTMEWDIAAGHAICRFAGVPVVQAETGEPIAYNKENLLNPYFLVGEV; from the coding sequence ATGAACGAGCTTTTGCAAAAAGCAATACAAGCAGCCTTGCAAGCAGGGCAGGAGATTTTAAAGATTTATGAGCAAGATTTTGCCGTAGAGCATAAGGCAGATGAGTCTCCACTCACGCAGGCAGATTTGGCGTCCAATCGTGTGATTGTAGATTTTCTGAAAAACACCCAAATTCCTATTATTAGCGAAGAAATGCAGCAGGAGAAATACGCTTTGCGCAAAGATTGGGCTCGCTTTTGGCTCGTAGACCCACTAGACGGCACCAAGGAGTTTGTAAATAGAAACGGAGAGTTCACCGTAAATATAGCCTTAATCGAAAAAGGAAAACCCGTTTTGGGCGTAATTTATGCGCCATGCTTAAAATGGCTTTATTTTGCTGATGAAACGGGAAGCTTTAAACAAGAAAAAATCACCCAATATTCGGAATTTTCAAAGGATTTAGCCCAAAAGCTACATTACCAAAAGCCTCAGAATAATGTCGTGGTAGTGGCAAGTCGCTCGCATCTCAACGAGCCGACGGAAAAATTCATTCAAAAATTAAATTTAAAATATCAATCCGTAGAGAAAATTTCTATGGGTAGTTCGCTTAAATTATGTTTGGTAGCGGAATCCAAAGCACATGTGTATCCCCGATTTGCACCCACAATGGAGTGGGACATAGCTGCGGGACATGCCATTTGCCGATTTGCAGGTGTTCCCGTAGTTCAGGCTGAAACGGGCGAGCCAATTGCGTATAATAAAGAAAATCTATTAAATCCCTATTTTTTGGTAGGAGAAGTATAG
- the cysD gene encoding sulfate adenylyltransferase subunit CysD — MGYKLSYLKQLEAESIFVIREVFAQFDNPAILFSGGKDSIVMTHLAKKAFSPAKIPFPLVHIDTGHNFPEAIEYRDNLVKELGVQLIVGSVQKSIDEGRVQEETGINASRNKLQTTTLLDTIEEYQFDACMGGGRRDEEKARAKERFFSHRDDFGQWDPKNQRPELWHLFNGKKNMGEHFRVFPISNWTEMDIWNYILEENIPLPSMYFAHEREVVWRNNSWIPNSEFLQLREGEEIVKKQVRFRTLGDITITGGIESDADTLQKIVNEVATTRSTERGNRADDKRSDTAMEDRKKEGYF; from the coding sequence ATGGGCTATAAACTATCCTATTTAAAGCAATTAGAAGCAGAATCCATATTTGTAATACGAGAGGTTTTTGCGCAATTTGATAATCCTGCCATTCTCTTTTCGGGCGGAAAAGACAGCATTGTGATGACGCATTTGGCCAAAAAAGCCTTTTCGCCTGCCAAAATCCCCTTTCCGCTCGTGCATATAGACACGGGGCATAATTTCCCTGAAGCGATAGAATACCGCGATAATTTGGTAAAAGAATTAGGCGTGCAGCTCATTGTGGGCTCTGTGCAGAAGTCGATTGATGAAGGGCGCGTGCAGGAGGAAACGGGAATCAATGCAAGTAGAAATAAATTGCAAACCACCACTTTGCTCGACACGATAGAAGAATACCAGTTTGATGCCTGTATGGGCGGTGGCCGCCGCGATGAGGAAAAGGCCAGAGCTAAGGAAAGATTCTTCTCGCACCGAGATGATTTTGGGCAATGGGACCCCAAAAATCAGCGCCCAGAATTGTGGCATTTATTTAATGGTAAAAAGAATATGGGCGAGCATTTTCGAGTATTCCCCATTTCCAATTGGACGGAGATGGATATTTGGAATTACATTTTGGAGGAGAACATTCCCCTGCCCTCTATGTATTTTGCTCATGAGCGCGAGGTAGTATGGAGAAATAATTCTTGGATTCCAAATTCTGAATTTTTACAATTAAGAGAAGGCGAGGAAATCGTGAAAAAGCAAGTGCGCTTTAGAACACTTGGCGACATCACCATTACGGGTGGAATAGAGTCTGATGCCGATACTTTACAGAAAATTGTAAACGAAGTGGCAACTACTCGCAGCACAGAAAGAGGCAACCGCGCCGATGACAAGCGAAGCGATACAGCAATGGAGGATCGCAAAAAAGAAGGATATTTTTAA
- the cysC gene encoding adenylyl-sulfate kinase, whose product MTKSENIVQQNYKITRAEREKLNNQKGKVFWFSGLSGSGKSSLANLLEVELHQKGFKTYVLDGDNIRFGLNKDLGFSAEDRKENLRRIGEVARLFVDAGVIVLAAFITPYEAERESLRQIVGEQDFVHIFVDCPVEVCAQRDVKGLYEKAKKGEIKNFTGISAPFEIPAQNDLIIKTDTETPAESLKKLVHLAFEKIQ is encoded by the coding sequence ATGACTAAAAGCGAAAATATAGTACAGCAAAATTATAAAATCACGCGTGCCGAGCGCGAAAAACTCAACAATCAAAAAGGCAAAGTATTTTGGTTTTCGGGGTTATCGGGTTCGGGAAAATCGAGTTTAGCCAATTTGCTTGAGGTGGAATTGCACCAAAAAGGCTTTAAAACCTATGTTTTAGACGGAGATAACATCCGATTTGGTTTAAATAAAGACTTAGGGTTCAGTGCCGAAGATCGAAAGGAAAACCTGCGCCGCATAGGCGAAGTGGCAAGGCTCTTTGTAGACGCGGGCGTGATTGTGCTAGCCGCCTTCATCACCCCATACGAGGCAGAGCGTGAGAGCCTTCGCCAGATAGTGGGGGAGCAGGATTTTGTGCACATTTTTGTGGATTGTCCCGTGGAGGTGTGCGCTCAGCGCGATGTAAAAGGCTTGTATGAAAAAGCCAAAAAAGGTGAAATTAAAAACTTTACAGGGATTTCTGCACCCTTTGAAATCCCTGCTCAAAATGATTTAATTATAAAAACAGATACTGAAACACCTGCCGAAAGCTTAAAAAAATTAGTACATTTGGCATTCGAGAAAATTCAATAA
- a CDS encoding SLC13 family permease gives MYLVIFVLIVLIAGLTTDKVRPPMLFLLSALVLMVCNVLDPKTFLSSFANKSIAIIFVLILLTSAINFNYNIVRYLDKIFTQENKPKYFLFQTTSWVSFISAFMNNTPIVALMIPYITHWSKRHGQAPSKFLIPLSYAAIIGGMLTTIGTSTNLVLNGFIESRGVQAFTMFDFLLPGLITCVACLIFMVFFAYKILPARKSAIDIKENLKEYLVEVSLKPDAQFVGHTVEEAGLRNLLGVYLVEIYRDGKTISPVSPQETLQPNDLLFFAGDTQHIVEIVKEKNGFVFPKTERFNLKGDLKVVETLIPYNSNLAGRTLKESRFREKYDAAVIAIHRNGQRLRGKLGKIRLAHGDLLMLTTGEHFTQLVQNNSNIYVLEEKDEIKKIPFWKSAILLAVSVFSLGLSVFKILDFFVSLLVILSTFFALRMYNSTKLKNNLNIDLFLILGSSIAIGTAFMDTGGAKWIGDFVLSIFQQYDKIGILVGVYILTLILTSFVTNVAAVSIVFPIAFEISRGLDMPAQALFMAIAFGASCAFITPFGYQTNLMIYGVGGYKFKDFVKIGVPMTVIYSIACLVSIALIYHLI, from the coding sequence ATGTATTTAGTCATATTTGTGTTGATTGTTTTAATCGCGGGCTTAACCACCGACAAAGTGCGGCCGCCGATGTTGTTTTTGCTCTCGGCGCTGGTGCTTATGGTGTGCAATGTGCTCGACCCTAAAACTTTTCTCAGCAGTTTTGCCAATAAGTCTATTGCCATAATTTTCGTTTTGATTTTGCTCACTTCGGCGATTAATTTTAATTATAATATCGTCAGGTATTTAGATAAAATATTTACCCAAGAAAATAAGCCCAAATATTTCTTATTCCAGACCACGAGCTGGGTTTCGTTCATTTCTGCATTTATGAACAATACGCCCATTGTGGCGCTTATGATTCCTTACATCACGCACTGGAGCAAACGCCACGGGCAAGCACCTTCCAAATTCTTGATTCCGTTGTCATATGCCGCCATAATCGGTGGGATGCTCACTACGATTGGTACTTCTACCAATTTGGTACTTAACGGATTTATAGAAAGCCGTGGAGTGCAAGCTTTCACGATGTTTGATTTCTTATTGCCAGGGCTTATCACTTGCGTGGCATGTTTGATTTTCATGGTATTTTTTGCTTATAAAATTTTGCCTGCGAGAAAAAGCGCCATAGACATCAAAGAAAATCTCAAAGAGTATTTAGTGGAAGTTTCGCTTAAGCCTGATGCCCAATTCGTAGGGCATACTGTGGAAGAAGCAGGCTTAAGGAATCTGCTTGGCGTTTATTTGGTCGAAATTTATCGCGACGGAAAAACAATTTCGCCCGTTTCGCCACAAGAAACTCTACAGCCCAATGATTTGTTGTTTTTTGCAGGCGACACGCAACACATTGTAGAAATCGTGAAAGAGAAAAACGGATTTGTGTTTCCTAAAACCGAAAGGTTTAACTTAAAAGGAGATTTAAAAGTGGTAGAAACCTTAATACCGTATAATTCCAATTTGGCGGGGCGCACTTTAAAGGAAAGCCGATTCCGTGAGAAATACGATGCCGCCGTAATTGCCATTCACCGAAACGGGCAACGATTGCGTGGGAAACTAGGGAAAATACGCTTGGCGCACGGAGATTTGTTAATGCTTACCACAGGTGAGCACTTTACGCAGTTGGTGCAAAATAATTCTAATATTTATGTGTTGGAAGAAAAAGATGAAATCAAGAAAATTCCGTTTTGGAAAAGCGCCATTTTGCTTGCCGTTTCGGTTTTTTCTTTAGGGCTTTCGGTATTTAAGATTTTAGATTTTTTTGTATCGCTTTTGGTTATTCTTTCCACGTTTTTTGCTTTGAGAATGTACAATTCCACTAAATTAAAAAATAATTTAAATATCGATTTATTTCTAATTTTAGGCAGTTCCATCGCCATTGGCACCGCTTTTATGGATACGGGAGGCGCCAAATGGATTGGCGATTTTGTGCTCAGTATTTTTCAACAATACGACAAAATCGGGATTTTGGTTGGGGTTTATATTTTAACGCTGATTCTCACTTCGTTTGTGACTAATGTTGCAGCCGTTTCCATTGTGTTTCCCATAGCGTTCGAAATCAGTCGTGGGCTGGATATGCCTGCTCAAGCACTATTTATGGCGATAGCCTTTGGAGCCTCGTGTGCTTTTATTACGCCGTTTGGTTACCAAACTAATTTGATGATTTATGGAGTGGGCGGCTATAAATTTAAAGATTTTGTAAAAATAGGCGTGCCGATGACGGTGATTTATTCCATCGCATGTTTGGTGAGCATCGCCTTAATTTATCATTTAATTTAA
- a CDS encoding 5-(carboxyamino)imidazole ribonucleotide synthase, with product MKKIGILGGGQLGRMFIQNALNYPYEIYILDPNPEAPCSQIADHFVCGDFNDYQSVMDFAQQVDIVGIEIEHVNLEALRELKKQGKTVIPDPDVLEVIQDKGKQKDFYLKNNIPTAPLKKKNDFPVVQKLCTGGYDGKGVQILKDEKTKAWEENSIFEALADLKMELAVIVAQNADGERAVYPVVEQVFNPKYNLLDYLITPARISPEEEEKAKQIALEVVKAFDSPGIYAVELFLNNDGSIWVNETAPRVHNSGHATIEAAYSSQFDMMLRTLVNLPLGNTDLKCKAAMLNLIGAPDHKGESSIKGLRDALKLPGFSIHWYGKKLTSPGRKMGHATFCGNNWDEIISQIEKVKKEVEIISE from the coding sequence ATGAAAAAAATTGGAATTTTAGGTGGCGGACAATTGGGTAGAATGTTCATTCAGAATGCCTTAAATTATCCTTACGAAATTTACATTCTCGACCCCAATCCCGAGGCACCTTGTAGCCAAATTGCAGACCATTTTGTGTGTGGCGATTTCAACGATTACCAGAGCGTGATGGATTTTGCCCAACAAGTAGACATCGTGGGAATTGAGATTGAACATGTGAATCTCGAAGCGCTCCGCGAGCTAAAAAAACAAGGCAAAACCGTAATTCCTGATCCCGATGTTTTGGAAGTAATTCAAGACAAAGGCAAACAAAAAGATTTTTATTTAAAAAATAATATTCCCACCGCTCCACTGAAGAAAAAAAACGATTTTCCCGTGGTGCAAAAACTCTGTACAGGTGGCTACGACGGCAAAGGCGTTCAGATTTTGAAAGATGAAAAAACTAAGGCTTGGGAAGAAAATTCAATTTTTGAAGCTTTAGCCGATTTAAAAATGGAACTCGCCGTGATTGTGGCTCAAAATGCAGATGGCGAGCGTGCTGTGTATCCCGTTGTGGAACAAGTTTTCAATCCAAAATATAATTTATTAGATTATTTAATCACGCCTGCGCGCATTTCGCCCGAAGAAGAAGAAAAAGCTAAGCAAATTGCGCTGGAGGTAGTAAAAGCTTTTGATTCCCCAGGGATTTATGCCGTAGAATTATTTTTAAATAATGACGGTAGCATTTGGGTAAACGAAACGGCTCCGCGCGTGCACAATAGCGGCCATGCTACGATTGAAGCGGCTTATTCTTCTCAGTTTGATATGATGCTCCGCACCTTGGTCAATTTACCACTTGGCAATACAGATTTAAAATGCAAAGCTGCCATGCTTAACTTAATCGGAGCACCCGACCACAAGGGAGAAAGCTCAATCAAAGGGCTAAGAGATGCGCTAAAATTACCAGGATTCAGCATTCACTGGTATGGTAAAAAACTTACGAGCCCAGGCCGAAAAATGGGACACGCCACTTTTTGCGGAAACAACTGGGATGAAATCATCAGCCAAATTGAAAAAGTGAAAAAAGAAGTAGAAATCATTAGTGAATAA
- a CDS encoding arginine decarboxylase — MKLKYFDLIDQTYYFPQEEFTLDGANLRFHDIDLMGLIEEYGAPLKFTYLPKISENIKKAKKWFNDAIKEHNYGATYNYCYCTKSSHFSFVLNEALKNDIHIETSSAFDINIVESLMKSGKITKNNWIVCNGFKRDQYIENIARLINNGHKKCLPIIDNYEELSLLSDAIKGKYQVGIRIASEEEPKFEFYTSRLGIGYRDIVPFYKKELRDNKKVSLKMLHFFINTGIRDTAYYWSELTKCLKVYVDLKKICPTLDSLNIGGGFPIKNTLHFTYDYAYMANEIVNQIKQYCENAGVEVPHLYTEFGSFTVGESGGAIYQILYQKQQNDREKWNMIDSSFITTLPDSWAISKRFVLLAINRWNDEYERVLLGGLTCDSDDYYNSEQNLNAIFLPKFKKDKPLYIGFFNTGAYQDTIGGFGGLQHCLIPKPKHILIDKDENGNITTKLFSKQQSAESFMDILGYEE, encoded by the coding sequence ATGAAATTAAAGTATTTTGACTTAATAGACCAAACTTACTATTTCCCGCAAGAGGAGTTTACTTTAGATGGTGCCAATTTGAGATTTCACGATATTGATTTGATGGGCTTAATTGAAGAATACGGGGCGCCGCTAAAATTTACTTACTTGCCAAAAATCTCTGAAAATATAAAAAAAGCTAAAAAATGGTTCAATGATGCCATTAAAGAGCATAACTATGGCGCTACTTATAATTATTGCTACTGCACCAAAAGTTCGCATTTTTCGTTTGTGCTGAACGAAGCACTTAAAAATGATATTCACATCGAGACCAGTTCTGCATTTGATATCAATATCGTAGAATCGTTGATGAAATCAGGAAAAATCACAAAAAACAATTGGATTGTATGTAATGGTTTTAAGCGAGATCAATACATCGAAAACATCGCACGATTAATCAACAATGGGCACAAAAAATGCTTGCCCATCATTGATAATTACGAAGAATTGAGTCTTTTGAGCGATGCAATCAAAGGAAAATACCAAGTGGGAATCCGTATCGCGTCTGAAGAAGAGCCGAAATTCGAATTTTATACCTCTCGTTTGGGCATTGGCTATCGCGACATTGTGCCTTTCTACAAAAAAGAGTTGAGAGATAATAAAAAAGTGAGCTTGAAAATGCTTCATTTCTTCATCAATACAGGAATTAGAGACACGGCGTATTATTGGAGTGAGCTTACTAAATGTTTGAAAGTATATGTGGATTTAAAGAAAATCTGCCCTACGCTCGATAGTTTGAACATCGGGGGCGGTTTCCCGATTAAAAACACCTTGCACTTTACCTACGATTATGCCTACATGGCAAATGAGATTGTGAATCAAATCAAACAATATTGCGAAAACGCAGGCGTAGAAGTGCCACATCTTTATACCGAGTTTGGTAGCTTTACCGTGGGTGAAAGTGGTGGGGCGATTTACCAAATTTTGTATCAAAAGCAACAAAACGATCGTGAAAAATGGAATATGATCGATTCTTCATTTATCACTACTTTGCCAGATAGCTGGGCGATCAGTAAGCGTTTTGTGCTACTTGCCATCAACCGCTGGAACGACGAGTATGAGCGAGTGCTTTTAGGTGGATTGACTTGCGATAGCGATGATTATTACAATTCGGAGCAGAACTTAAACGCTATTTTCTTGCCTAAATTTAAAAAAGATAAACCGCTCTATATTGGATTTTTCAACACGGGGGCATATCAAGATACCATTGGGGGATTCGGCGGGTTGCAGCACTGCTTAATCCCAAAGCCAAAACACATTTTGATAGATAAAGACGAAAACGGAAATATCACGACCAAATTATTCTCCAAGCAGCAATCTGCCGAGAGTTTTATGGACATTTTGGGCTACGAGGAGTAG